A genomic region of Armatimonadota bacterium contains the following coding sequences:
- a CDS encoding DUF92 domain-containing protein: MAALARGIRALRGTGPLVATGIGTAVFQAGGLRWSAILLTFFASATFLTRLPGSRQDRKGRTGRQVLANGAVAALTAWLSRRWPRASRAFAGAVAAACADTWATELGARYGGTPRHLTTGARVPPGSSGGVTPLGTVAGAAGAVVCGLAAWATGVAPLGITTRAGVLGMLLDSFLGATLQARYRCPRCGRIGEGRRCSCGAWGQRISGLCGLDNDGVNLLATFLGALVAYRSSDPSPCSLKTGRMPIWKMSSRE; the protein is encoded by the coding sequence GTGGCCGCCCTGGCCCGCGGGATCAGGGCCCTGCGCGGAACAGGACCCTTGGTCGCTACGGGCATCGGGACCGCGGTCTTCCAGGCGGGCGGCCTACGGTGGTCGGCGATCCTCCTGACCTTTTTCGCCTCCGCCACCTTCCTGACCCGCCTTCCGGGCTCCCGCCAGGACCGGAAGGGGCGCACGGGGCGCCAGGTGCTTGCCAACGGGGCTGTGGCCGCGCTTACCGCGTGGTTGTCCCGCCGATGGCCCAGGGCCTCCCGAGCCTTTGCGGGGGCCGTGGCCGCCGCGTGCGCGGACACGTGGGCCACGGAGCTCGGAGCGCGGTACGGCGGCACTCCTCGTCACCTCACCACGGGCGCTCGAGTCCCGCCCGGAAGTTCCGGCGGCGTGACCCCGTTGGGAACCGTGGCAGGAGCCGCGGGAGCGGTGGTGTGCGGGCTCGCGGCCTGGGCAACGGGAGTGGCGCCCCTCGGCATCACGACCCGCGCGGGCGTCCTGGGGATGCTCCTGGACAGCTTCCTCGGCGCCACCCTGCAGGCCCGTTATCGCTGTCCGCGGTGTGGCAGGATCGGGGAAGGACGTCGCTGCAGCTGTGGGGCGTGGGGGCAGCGGATCTCGGGGTTATGCGGCCTCGACAACGACGGGGTGAACCTCCTCGCCACCTTCCTGGGAGCCCTGGTGGCCTACCGGAGTTCCGATCCCTCCCCCTGCAGTTTGAAGACGGGGAGGATGCCCATATGGAAGATGTCGTCCCGGGAGTAG
- a CDS encoding phosphoribosyltransferase family protein, whose protein sequence is MTHVLPFQGQVNYELEIAGTRRRLPLIQVAPDTWIAYYYSLGDTEVIDRAARVLAPQMESCEVLVTTETKGIPLAHAIATYLGLRPYVVCRKEIRPFMLSPLVVRYRPITAKTEQELYLDGRDALKLAGRRVGIVDDIVSTGETLRAMEELVERAGGAVVKRAALLLEGYSRDDIFHMGILPVFKLQGEGSELR, encoded by the coding sequence ATGACGCACGTGCTGCCGTTTCAGGGGCAGGTGAACTACGAGCTGGAGATCGCGGGGACCCGGCGGCGCCTCCCCCTCATCCAGGTGGCGCCGGATACCTGGATCGCGTATTACTACAGCCTTGGGGACACGGAGGTGATCGACCGAGCGGCCCGGGTGCTCGCACCGCAGATGGAGAGCTGCGAGGTGCTCGTGACCACGGAGACGAAGGGCATCCCGCTCGCCCATGCCATCGCCACCTACCTCGGCCTGCGGCCCTACGTGGTATGCCGAAAGGAGATCCGGCCTTTCATGCTGTCGCCGCTGGTGGTCCGCTACAGGCCCATCACCGCGAAGACCGAGCAGGAGCTCTATCTGGACGGCCGGGACGCCCTGAAGCTGGCGGGCCGGCGGGTGGGGATCGTGGACGACATCGTGAGCACCGGGGAGACGCTGCGGGCCATGGAGGAGCTGGTGGAGCGAGCAGGGGGAGCGGTGGTGAAGCGGGCCGCGCTGCTGCTGGAGGGCTACTCCCGGGACGACATCTTCCATATGGGCATCCTCCCCGTCTTCAAACTGCAGGGGGAGGGATCGGAACTCCGGTAG
- the purH gene encoding bifunctional phosphoribosylaminoimidazolecarboxamide formyltransferase/IMP cyclohydrolase has product MRRALLSVTDKTGIVDFAQGLRELGFELISTGGTARALRDAGIPVTSVAEVTGFPEILGGRVKTLHPAVHAAVLARRADAEELARLGITPMELVAVNLYRFEEAAGAGRPWEELVEEIDVGGVALIRAAAKNCDRVAVLTDPRHYGPVLEELRRAGEVLPETRRRLAVEAFRYVADYDALIARVLAERSGLRGFPERLVWGWRRGQEVRYGENPHQAAVFYRDPLAPPGSLARAEQLAGKPLSYNNLLDTDAAWRLVWEFSEPAAVVVKHANPCGCALGRTAEEAVRGALRGDPVSRFGGIVALNRPVDAATARLLQEVFLEVVAAPEFDPQALEILRGKPGMRILRLDRPSEDTGWEIRGVLGGVLVQEPDHLVWREEDLRVVTSRTPTPEEWEDLRFAWVVCKHTKSNAIVLARGREVVGVGAGQMSRVDAVRAAVRKAGERARGAVLASDAFFPFSDGVEEAARAGVVAIVQPGGSVRDAEVIAAAERAGCSMVFTGIRHFRH; this is encoded by the coding sequence GTGCGGCGGGCCCTGTTAAGCGTGACGGACAAGACGGGGATCGTGGACTTCGCGCAGGGGCTGCGGGAGCTGGGGTTTGAACTCATCAGCACGGGAGGGACCGCGCGGGCACTCCGGGATGCGGGGATCCCCGTGACCTCCGTAGCGGAGGTGACCGGGTTTCCGGAGATCCTGGGCGGGCGCGTGAAGACCCTGCACCCGGCCGTCCACGCCGCGGTGCTGGCCCGGAGGGCGGATGCAGAAGAGCTGGCGAGGCTGGGGATCACGCCCATGGAACTGGTGGCCGTGAACCTGTACCGGTTTGAGGAGGCCGCGGGGGCAGGCCGTCCGTGGGAGGAGCTGGTGGAGGAGATCGATGTCGGCGGGGTGGCGTTGATCCGGGCCGCGGCGAAGAACTGCGACCGGGTGGCGGTGCTCACGGACCCCAGGCACTACGGGCCCGTGTTGGAAGAGCTGCGGCGAGCGGGGGAGGTTCTGCCTGAGACGCGGCGGCGGCTCGCGGTAGAGGCCTTCCGGTACGTGGCGGACTACGACGCCCTCATCGCCCGTGTCCTGGCGGAGCGCAGCGGGCTGCGGGGGTTCCCGGAGCGGCTCGTGTGGGGGTGGCGGAGAGGACAGGAGGTGCGGTACGGCGAGAACCCGCACCAGGCCGCGGTCTTCTACCGGGATCCCCTTGCGCCTCCGGGGAGCCTGGCGCGGGCCGAGCAGCTGGCGGGAAAGCCCCTCTCCTACAACAATCTCCTGGACACGGACGCCGCTTGGCGGCTGGTGTGGGAGTTTTCGGAGCCCGCGGCGGTGGTGGTGAAGCACGCCAACCCCTGCGGCTGTGCCCTCGGCCGGACCGCGGAAGAAGCCGTACGGGGAGCCCTACGGGGGGATCCGGTCAGCCGCTTCGGGGGGATCGTGGCCCTCAACCGTCCCGTGGACGCGGCGACCGCGCGGCTGCTGCAGGAGGTCTTCCTGGAGGTGGTGGCGGCTCCGGAGTTCGACCCCCAGGCCCTGGAGATCCTTCGGGGAAAGCCCGGCATGCGGATTCTACGGCTCGATAGACCCTCGGAAGACACAGGGTGGGAGATCCGCGGCGTCCTGGGTGGGGTGCTGGTGCAGGAGCCGGACCACTTGGTCTGGCGGGAAGAGGACCTGCGGGTGGTGACCTCCCGGACTCCTACCCCAGAGGAGTGGGAGGACCTGCGGTTCGCGTGGGTGGTGTGCAAGCACACCAAGAGCAACGCCATCGTCCTGGCCCGAGGCCGGGAGGTGGTGGGGGTAGGAGCGGGACAGATGAGCCGGGTGGATGCCGTGCGGGCGGCGGTGAGGAAGGCGGGGGAGCGGGCCCGAGGCGCGGTGCTGGCCTCGGACGCCTTCTTCCCCTTCTCCGACGGGGTAGAGGAGGCCGCCCGCGCGGGGGTAGTGGCCATCGTCCAGCCGGGAGGATCCGTGCGGGATGCAGAGGTGATCGCGGCCGCGGAACGGGCAGGGTGCAGCATGGTGTTCACGGGGATCCGCCACTTCCGCCACTAG
- the purN gene encoding phosphoribosylglycinamide formyltransferase produces the protein MSGRVRLAVLVSGSGTNLQAILDACARPDYPAEVTVVVSDRPEAFALERARRAGVPAHVVDWSAFRNREAFCRQLEAVLAPYRVDLVCLAGFLRILDARFVAAYRGRILNIHPSLLPAFGGKGMYGERVHRAVLASNARVSGCTVHFVTEAVDAGPIVLQAEVPVLPGDTPETLAARVAQQEHRIYPEAIRRVVLGEVRFEDLAAWRD, from the coding sequence ATGTCAGGGCGGGTACGGCTTGCGGTCCTGGTTTCCGGGAGCGGCACGAACCTCCAGGCCATCCTCGACGCCTGCGCGAGGCCCGACTACCCCGCGGAGGTGACGGTGGTGGTCTCGGACCGGCCGGAAGCCTTCGCCCTAGAGCGGGCACGGCGGGCGGGAGTGCCGGCCCACGTGGTGGACTGGTCCGCGTTCCGTAACCGCGAGGCGTTTTGCCGGCAGTTGGAGGCGGTGCTGGCGCCGTACCGGGTGGACCTGGTGTGCCTGGCGGGGTTTCTGCGCATCCTGGATGCACGCTTTGTGGCCGCCTACCGGGGCCGCATCCTGAACATCCACCCCTCCCTGCTCCCCGCCTTCGGTGGAAAGGGCATGTACGGGGAGCGGGTGCATCGGGCGGTGCTCGCAAGCAATGCCAGGGTGTCGGGCTGTACCGTGCACTTCGTCACGGAGGCGGTGGATGCTGGCCCCATCGTCCTGCAGGCGGAGGTCCCCGTGCTCCCTGGGGATACCCCAGAGACCCTGGCGGCCCGGGTGGCGCAGCAGGAGCACCGGATTTACCCGGAGGCCATTCGCCGCGTGGTCCTGGGAGAGGTGCGGTTTGAGGATCTGGCGGCATGGAGGGACTAG
- the purM gene encoding phosphoribosylformylglycinamidine cyclo-ligase has product MKPVTYRDTGVHTEAKEALLQRLWERIRSTFTPPVLDRVGLFAGFVRLPAGEDLILVATVDGVGTKTEVANLMGDHRVVGHDVVAHNLNDLACHGARPLLFLDYFASGRWMPEVLEAVLTGIVEACAAYGVALLGGETAQMPDVYREGAYEVVGCGVGVVARTGMVDGSGIRPGDVLVGLASTGLHTNGYSLARRVLLRRPRDIHRYEPELGCTRGEALLRPHRCYAPSVLPLLEAFSDRVTGMAHITGGGIVGNLVRILPEGCTARVRVCWPVPPIFQLIAREGSVEQEEMFRVFNMGIGMVACVRPDAAEEVSAFLKARGEEVWVIGEVVAGERQVEILPLPER; this is encoded by the coding sequence ATGAAGCCCGTCACGTACCGCGATACCGGCGTCCATACGGAGGCGAAGGAGGCCCTTCTCCAACGCCTGTGGGAGCGGATCCGATCCACCTTCACCCCCCCAGTACTGGATCGGGTGGGCTTGTTCGCCGGGTTCGTGCGCCTTCCGGCGGGGGAGGATCTGATTCTGGTGGCTACCGTGGACGGGGTGGGCACCAAGACGGAGGTGGCGAACCTGATGGGCGACCACCGGGTGGTCGGCCACGACGTGGTGGCGCACAACCTCAACGACCTCGCCTGTCACGGCGCCCGGCCGCTCCTCTTCCTCGATTACTTCGCCTCTGGCCGTTGGATGCCGGAGGTGTTGGAGGCGGTACTGACCGGGATCGTGGAAGCGTGCGCGGCCTACGGGGTGGCGCTCCTGGGCGGAGAGACCGCCCAGATGCCGGATGTGTACCGGGAGGGGGCTTATGAAGTGGTGGGGTGTGGGGTAGGCGTGGTGGCGCGGACCGGGATGGTGGATGGCTCCGGCATCCGACCGGGGGACGTCCTGGTGGGGCTGGCGAGCACGGGCCTGCACACCAACGGCTATTCCCTGGCCCGACGGGTCCTGTTGCGCCGTCCGCGGGATATCCACCGGTACGAGCCCGAGCTGGGGTGCACCCGTGGGGAGGCCCTCCTCCGCCCCCACCGGTGCTATGCGCCGAGCGTGCTCCCCCTGCTCGAGGCCTTCTCCGACCGGGTGACGGGTATGGCGCACATCACAGGTGGAGGGATCGTGGGGAACCTCGTCCGCATCCTCCCCGAGGGGTGTACGGCCCGCGTCCGGGTTTGCTGGCCCGTCCCTCCTATCTTCCAGCTCATCGCCCGGGAAGGGTCGGTGGAGCAGGAGGAGATGTTCCGGGTCTTCAACATGGGGATCGGCATGGTGGCGTGCGTGCGGCCGGACGCGGCGGAGGAGGTCTCAGCCTTCCTGAAAGCACGCGGGGAGGAGGTCTGGGTGATCGGCGAGGTGGTCGCGGGAGAACGACAGGTGGAGATCCTACCGCTCCCGGAGAGGTGA
- the purF gene encoding amidophosphoribosyltransferase: MTDRWREECGVFGVALRRGAAAPFVYTGLLALQHRGQESAGIATHDGAALRVQKGMGLVSEVFRGDPTGLEGSVGIGHVRYSTMGSAILDNAQPVVVPSPWGPVAVAHNGNLTNAPQLRAELEARGAVFRTTSDTEVIALSIATAPVASVEEAIRTAMVRLEGAFTVTALAGGVLFAFRDQYGIRPLVLGQLEEGWVVASETCALDSVGATYVRDVHPGELVAFEGDEARAEQVLPGVRPASCVFEFIYFARPDTVLRGRTVHEVRRRMGRVLAREHPAEADVVIPVPDSGTSAALGYAEQSGLPLELGLVKNRYVGRTFIEPDPARRAFGVRTKLSAIRAVVAGRRVVLVDDSIVRGTTSARLVHALREAGAREVHLRISSPPIRWPCFYGVDTSSRGQLVAARLDVEGIRREIGADSLGYLSQEGLVAAIGLPGHTLCMACLDGRYPTPAPTESEAGKYALERR; this comes from the coding sequence ATGACGGACCGGTGGCGGGAAGAATGCGGGGTGTTCGGCGTTGCGCTGCGCCGCGGCGCGGCAGCTCCCTTTGTGTACACGGGTCTGTTGGCCCTCCAGCATCGGGGACAGGAGAGCGCGGGCATCGCCACCCACGACGGCGCGGCCCTCCGCGTGCAGAAGGGGATGGGGCTCGTCTCGGAGGTCTTCCGGGGGGACCCTACAGGGCTGGAAGGTTCCGTGGGAATCGGGCATGTCCGCTACTCCACCATGGGCTCCGCGATCCTGGACAACGCCCAACCCGTGGTGGTGCCCTCCCCGTGGGGCCCCGTGGCCGTGGCCCACAACGGCAACCTCACGAATGCTCCCCAGCTGCGGGCGGAGCTGGAGGCACGTGGGGCGGTCTTCCGGACCACCAGCGACACCGAGGTGATCGCCCTCTCCATCGCCACCGCCCCCGTGGCCTCCGTGGAGGAGGCCATCCGCACGGCCATGGTGCGCCTGGAGGGGGCATTCACCGTGACCGCGCTGGCGGGCGGAGTCCTCTTCGCGTTCCGGGACCAATACGGGATCCGGCCCCTGGTGCTGGGACAGCTGGAAGAGGGATGGGTGGTGGCCTCGGAGACCTGCGCGCTGGATTCCGTGGGGGCCACCTACGTGCGGGACGTGCATCCCGGGGAGCTGGTGGCTTTTGAAGGGGACGAGGCGCGTGCGGAGCAGGTGCTTCCAGGTGTGCGGCCTGCCAGCTGCGTGTTCGAATTCATTTACTTCGCCCGGCCCGACACCGTGCTGCGGGGGCGCACCGTGCACGAGGTGCGGCGCCGCATGGGCCGCGTCCTGGCCCGGGAACATCCCGCGGAGGCGGACGTGGTAATCCCCGTGCCGGACTCCGGCACCTCCGCGGCCCTGGGATATGCGGAGCAGAGCGGGCTGCCCTTGGAGCTGGGGCTGGTGAAGAACCGGTACGTGGGCCGGACCTTCATCGAGCCGGATCCCGCCCGCAGAGCCTTCGGAGTCCGCACCAAGCTCAGCGCCATCCGGGCCGTGGTCGCGGGCCGGCGGGTGGTGCTGGTGGACGACAGCATCGTGCGGGGGACCACGAGCGCCCGGCTCGTGCACGCCCTGCGCGAGGCGGGCGCCCGTGAGGTACACCTTCGCATCTCCTCTCCACCCATCCGCTGGCCGTGCTTCTACGGCGTAGACACCAGCAGCCGCGGGCAACTGGTGGCCGCCCGGTTGGACGTGGAGGGCATCCGGCGGGAGATCGGTGCGGACAGCCTCGGGTACCTGAGCCAGGAGGGGCTCGTGGCCGCCATCGGCCTGCCAGGCCACACCCTGTGCATGGCGTGCCTGGACGGCCGCTACCCCACACCCGCGCCCACGGAGTCCGAAGCTGGAAAGTACGCCCTGGAGCGGCGATGA
- the purL gene encoding phosphoribosylformylglycinamidine synthase subunit PurL → MEVVTGPQLRLFSDEVAEIRRRLGREPNPVEWRVFEAMWSEHCSYKHSRPYLRVLPVEGPGVLRGPGGNAGVVEIAPGIAVAMKIESHNHPSAVDPFHGAATGVGGILRDVLSMGARPVALLDSLRFGEDPRSRRLLEGVVAGIAHYGNAVGVPVVGGEVHTEPCYAHHPLVNVCCVGILRSEEVQGAAAWGPGNVVLYAGARTGRDGIGGAAFASEELDAESEVQDRSAVQIGDPFAGKLLIEATLEAYRTGAVVAVQDMGAAGLACAAAEMSARGGVGMRIDLARVPRREAGMRPEEVLLSESQERMLLVVERGREEEVAAIYRRWGLVAQPIGVVTEERVLRVYEGDRLVVELPPELVTGAPERRVPERPYPPPSLRLETLPEPDPPAEVLLRLLRAPGIRGKRWIYTQYDHMVQLNTVVGPGSDAAVLRIKEAPPMGIALSVDGPGRIAHLDPWCGGAWAVCEASLNVACSGARPVALTDGLNLASPERPEVAWSLRRVIEGIADACRAFGLPVIGGNVSLYNESTDRVYPTPIVAVLGVLRDVARAVPSGFRHPGDLVVLTGAPAASLAGSTYLKEMHGLVAGSPLPPDLPLHTRLIHLLVRAAEEGLVRSAHDLSDGGLAVALAEACILGGIGATCELSLDRNRVDELLFGEGPSRVVVTVPVDRYESFCTLCWEHQVPVRLLGEVGGDALRIRLPQGGVEIRVTDLREAWEG, encoded by the coding sequence GTGGAGGTCGTGACAGGGCCCCAGCTGCGCCTGTTCTCCGATGAGGTGGCGGAGATCCGGCGGCGGTTGGGCCGGGAGCCGAACCCCGTAGAGTGGCGGGTGTTCGAGGCCATGTGGTCCGAGCACTGCTCCTACAAACACTCCCGCCCATACCTCCGGGTCCTTCCCGTGGAAGGGCCCGGTGTGCTGCGGGGACCCGGGGGAAACGCGGGGGTGGTGGAGATCGCGCCTGGGATAGCGGTGGCCATGAAGATCGAGAGCCATAACCATCCCAGTGCCGTGGATCCCTTTCACGGAGCCGCCACGGGTGTGGGCGGCATTCTCCGGGATGTGCTGAGCATGGGTGCCAGGCCCGTAGCCCTGCTCGATTCCCTGCGGTTTGGGGAGGACCCCAGGTCCCGGCGGCTCCTGGAAGGGGTGGTGGCCGGGATCGCCCACTACGGGAACGCGGTGGGGGTTCCGGTGGTGGGCGGGGAGGTGCACACAGAACCGTGCTACGCGCACCACCCCCTGGTGAACGTGTGCTGCGTGGGAATTCTGAGGTCTGAAGAGGTGCAGGGAGCCGCCGCCTGGGGGCCCGGGAACGTGGTCCTGTACGCGGGAGCCCGCACGGGCCGGGACGGGATCGGGGGCGCTGCCTTTGCCTCCGAGGAGCTGGACGCGGAAAGCGAGGTTCAGGACCGGAGCGCGGTACAGATCGGGGATCCGTTTGCCGGGAAGCTTCTCATCGAGGCCACCTTGGAGGCTTACCGGACCGGGGCCGTGGTGGCGGTGCAGGACATGGGGGCCGCGGGGCTTGCGTGCGCGGCCGCGGAGATGAGCGCCCGGGGCGGGGTAGGCATGCGGATCGATCTGGCTCGGGTGCCCCGGCGGGAGGCGGGGATGCGGCCGGAGGAGGTGCTCCTCAGCGAGTCCCAGGAGCGCATGCTGCTCGTGGTGGAGCGGGGCCGGGAGGAGGAGGTGGCCGCCATTTACCGGCGGTGGGGGCTGGTGGCCCAGCCCATCGGGGTGGTGACGGAGGAGAGGGTGCTGCGGGTTTACGAGGGGGATCGCTTGGTGGTGGAGCTCCCACCGGAACTCGTAACCGGTGCTCCCGAGCGCCGGGTCCCTGAGCGACCCTACCCGCCTCCGTCGCTCCGCCTGGAGACGCTCCCGGAACCGGACCCTCCGGCGGAGGTGCTCCTTCGGCTCTTGCGGGCGCCGGGGATCCGCGGCAAGCGCTGGATCTACACCCAGTACGACCACATGGTGCAGCTGAACACCGTGGTGGGGCCGGGCTCGGACGCCGCGGTGCTGCGCATCAAGGAGGCCCCCCCGATGGGGATCGCCCTGAGCGTGGATGGCCCGGGCCGCATCGCCCACCTGGATCCGTGGTGCGGGGGGGCCTGGGCCGTATGCGAGGCCTCCCTGAACGTGGCCTGTAGCGGTGCGCGGCCCGTGGCCCTCACGGACGGCCTCAACCTGGCAAGCCCCGAGCGGCCGGAGGTGGCCTGGAGCCTGCGGAGGGTGATCGAAGGGATCGCGGATGCGTGCCGGGCGTTCGGGCTTCCTGTGATCGGGGGCAATGTGAGTCTCTACAACGAGTCCACCGACCGCGTCTACCCCACGCCCATCGTGGCGGTTCTCGGGGTGCTGCGGGACGTGGCCCGGGCAGTCCCCAGTGGCTTCCGGCATCCCGGAGATCTGGTGGTGCTGACAGGGGCCCCCGCGGCATCCCTCGCGGGAAGCACCTACCTGAAGGAAATGCACGGCCTTGTGGCAGGCTCCCCCTTGCCTCCGGACCTCCCTCTGCACACGCGCCTGATCCACCTCCTCGTGCGGGCGGCGGAGGAGGGCTTGGTGCGCTCCGCCCACGATCTGAGCGACGGAGGCCTCGCGGTGGCCTTGGCGGAGGCCTGCATCCTGGGCGGGATAGGGGCAACCTGCGAGCTCTCCCTGGACCGAAACCGGGTGGACGAGCTCCTCTTCGGGGAAGGACCGTCCCGGGTGGTGGTGACAGTCCCCGTGGACCGGTACGAGTCCTTCTGCACGCTGTGCTGGGAGCACCAGGTGCCCGTGCGGCTGCTGGGGGAGGTGGGAGGGGATGCCCTACGGATCCGACTTCCCCAGGGGGGAGTCGAGATCCGCGTGACGGACCTGAGGGAGGCGTGGGAGGGATGA
- the purQ gene encoding phosphoribosylformylglycinamidine synthase subunit PurQ encodes MRFGVVTFPGSNCDADCRWVLREVVGVETEFVWHEETDLGGLDAVVLPGGFSYGDYLRAGAIAATSPVMRAVREFAARGGLVLGICNGFQVLLEAGLLPGAMLPNLGARFRCEWVRLRVERTDTPFTSRYRPGQVVRMPIAHREGRYYVDPSTLGRLEAAGCVVFRYEGENPNGSLHGIAGIRNEPGNVLGLMPHPERCAEGILGGEDGRLLFESMVDWIRATRKEAVRWRS; translated from the coding sequence GTGCGGTTCGGGGTGGTGACCTTTCCGGGATCCAACTGCGACGCGGACTGCCGGTGGGTCCTGCGGGAGGTGGTGGGGGTCGAGACGGAGTTCGTCTGGCATGAGGAGACGGATCTGGGAGGCCTGGACGCCGTGGTGCTGCCCGGCGGGTTCTCCTATGGGGACTACCTCCGGGCGGGGGCCATCGCCGCCACGAGTCCCGTGATGCGGGCCGTGCGGGAATTCGCCGCCCGGGGCGGGCTCGTGCTCGGGATCTGCAACGGGTTCCAGGTCCTCCTGGAAGCAGGGCTCCTGCCCGGGGCCATGCTCCCCAACCTCGGGGCCCGGTTCCGGTGCGAGTGGGTAAGGCTCCGAGTGGAGCGCACGGATACCCCCTTCACCTCCCGGTACCGGCCGGGTCAGGTGGTGCGTATGCCCATCGCGCACCGGGAGGGGCGCTACTACGTGGATCCCTCCACCCTCGGGCGGCTGGAGGCAGCGGGGTGCGTGGTATTCCGGTACGAGGGGGAGAACCCCAACGGCTCCCTGCACGGGATCGCGGGAATCCGGAATGAGCCCGGGAACGTGCTGGGCCTCATGCCGCACCCTGAACGGTGCGCGGAGGGGATTCTGGGCGGGGAGGACGGCCGGCTGCTCTTTGAGAGCATGGTGGACTGGATCCGGGCGACCCGTAAGGAGGCGGTACGGTGGAGGTCGTGA
- the purS gene encoding phosphoribosylformylglycinamidine synthase subunit PurS — MRRVRVVIFLKPGVLDAQGQAVAVGLRALGYEVKEVRVGRAVELTLPDGAEVEELCARFLANPLIEEWRVEEI; from the coding sequence ATGAGACGGGTGCGGGTGGTGATCTTCCTAAAGCCCGGGGTGCTGGACGCCCAGGGCCAGGCGGTGGCCGTGGGATTGCGGGCCCTGGGGTATGAGGTGAAGGAGGTCCGGGTGGGCCGCGCCGTGGAACTGACCCTTCCGGACGGCGCGGAGGTGGAGGAGCTGTGCGCCCGGTTTCTAGCAAACCCCCTCATCGAGGAGTGGCGGGTGGAGGAGATCTGA